From one Montipora capricornis isolate CH-2021 chromosome 10, ASM3666992v2, whole genome shotgun sequence genomic stretch:
- the LOC138021113 gene encoding tyrosine-protein kinase receptor-like, whose translation MITRRLPMLVTEEASCTQKCNGRGRCQFDYVKRRYSCNCEVPYNGEYCENTQDVLFKFTSLGADGRMGPTNNTKYRGTSLEGVLVKNGLQTWRVPVTGKYIFELCGASGGDHPRYNTEGGRGARIRGSIHLLQGTQLTVLVGQSKVNNGGGGGTFVVYAADNSPLAIAGGGGSADTVNGDPGQRGNLGSINSGDVEDGGNVCVSVSGVISLGGTGGGGGFTTNGRCFEKGLCNKPCPSKDGGKAFTAGGQGGYNNKVQCEGGFGGGGNCGGGGGYTGGGVQVSGFFKNFHLHSGGGGSYVPSDNWAVVSGDCSVGNGFVTVELLAIAN comes from the exons ATGATCACTAGAAGATTGCCAATGCTCGTTACTGAG GAGGCCTCGTGTACTCAGAAATGCAATGGTAGAGGCAGGTGTCAATTTGATTATGTAAAGAGACGTTACTCTTGCAATTGCGAGGTTCCATACAATGGAGAGTACTGCGAAAACACTCAAG ATGTCCTCTTTAAATTTACTTCTCTCGGAGCCGACGGAAGAATGGGACCAACCAATAACACGAAATACCGTGGCACCTCCTTGGAGGGGGTTTTGGTAAAAAACGGCCTTCAAACATGGCGTGTCCCTGTGACAGGAAAATATATATTCGAGCTTTGTGGTGCTTCAGGAGGAGATCATCCACGTTATAACActgaaggggggaggggtgccAGGATACGAGGCAGCATTCATCTCTTGCAGGGAACGCAACTGACAGTATTAGTGGGACAAAGTAAAGTAAATAATGGTGGTGGTGGGGGTACGTTTGTTGTATACGCCGCTGATAACAGTCCTTTGGCAATTGCGGGAGGCGGAGGATCGGCTGATACTGTAAACGGGGATCCGGGACAAAGAGGGAACTTGGGCAGCATTAATTCGGGCGATGTGGAAGACGGAGGAAATGTATGTGTCTCAGTATCTGGGGTCATTTCCTTGGGAGGGACGGGAGGCGGAGGTGGTTTTACCACTAACGGTCGCTGCTTTGAAAAGGGCCTGTGCAATAAGCCCTGTCCCAGCAAAGATGGGGGTAAGGCGTTTACTGCTGGGGGGCAGGGAGGGTACAATAATAAAGTCCAGTGCGAGGGTGGGTTTGGAGGTGGCGGGAActgtgggggagggggtggatACACTGGCGGGGGTGTGCAAGTTTCtggtttctttaaaaattttcaTCTCCATTCCGGGGGGGGAGGCTCGTATGTGCCAAGTGATAACTGGGCTGTTGTTTCCGGTGATTGCTCAGTGGGAAACGGTTTTGTTACTGTTGAACTACTGGCCATAGCTAACTGA